acccggcctgtttctatttttattttaaaaaattatgggtTTAGGGTCTTTGATAAACTATTCCATAGActtataaatttacaaaaataaggtctaatatccatgaatgcaaatttaaaaaaatactcaccATATCCTTTAGGAGACTTAGAAAGGCCTACTAAGGCCTTTCTTACAGGTATCCTTAAcatattgctaaaaataaaacaaagaattacattattgtagggaaaaaaaatcaccaactgTTTGGTAATGTTTTATGGCTTTAAATTATTTCACACACATTATGTCATTGAACACTCATAGGTTCTGATATTTTCACTCAGTCTGTAGATGAGAATTCTCAGTCTCAGAGATACTGACTTGTACAATGTCAAAGAGCTAAGCAGCAGCAGCTATTGTATACATTTGGACTTTCTAATTCTATGCAGAGAGcagttttgccatttaaaaaaaattacatagaaagGATCAAACTTAAAGCACTACCACACGGTAAAATAAACTGCAAGACAAACAGTGAGCTTATCATTAAtggttatataaaataaagtcgtcttttctgctttcatttcctaCCAATACCCATTCTATCATTTCATGTTCTAAGCATAGCTGTCTACTAAATGCTCCTGAGATATTCTGAGATAGCTCACCAGCCCAAGCCTTTGAGGTGTCTTGATTGCTATTTTCTGGTACACTTATAGATTTCCAATTATGTGTTTATAAGCCCGTTCTGCCCTCACTGATTAATTCCTTGAATTTTTCTATCTTCAGTACCTATCCACCAGGCTAGCACAGAGTAAGCTCTTAAACAATGGCTCTCAACTGAGGACAATTTTGCTCCCCAGGGAATATTTAGCAATGTCTGAAAACACTGTTGTCACAAACAAGAGGAAGttactgacatctagtgggtagaggacaGTGTGCTGGCTATTCTACAATGTACAGGACAGTCCCCCACAATAAAGATAATTATCCAAAGTTTCAACAGTGCTGAAGTTGAGACACTGCTCTAAAAGGCTTGCTGAATTACTGAAATAAATGGGGGTGGATTATATAAACACCACGACTTAAAGacacacaaaacagaaaagttaccaaaactttttatttgttttttgtttgtttgtttttgagatggagtctcgccctgtcgcccagactggagtgcgttggtgcaatctcagctcactgcaacctccacggcccaggttaaagcaattctcctgcctcagcctcctgaatacctgggattacaggcacctgccaccacgcccgactaattttttgtatctttagtagagacagggtttcaccatgttggccaggctggtctttaactcctgacctcataatctgcccaccttgacctcccgaagtgttggggttaaggcttgagccaccgtcccccgcccttttttttttttgatagagtcttactctgttgcacaggctggagtgcagtggcacgatctcagctcattgcaacctctgcctcctgggttcaagcgattctcctgcctcagcctccagagtagctgagactacaggcatgcacaaccacgccagcctaatttttgtattttttttatgtatgtatgtatgtatgtatgtatgtagacggagtcccgctctgtcgcccaggctggagtgcagtggtgcgagctcggctcactgccacctctgcctcccaggttcaagcgattctcctgccttggcctcctgagtaggtgggtcaggtgtgtaccaccatgccaggctaattttttgtagttttagtagagatggggtttcaccgtattagccatgatggtctccatctcctgacctcatgatccagtcggctcagcctcccaaagtgctgggattacaggagtgagccactgtgcccagcctatttatttatttttgaggcggggtcttgctgtcacccagtctcactctgtcacccaggagtgcagtggcacaatctcggctcactgcaacctccacctcccaggttcaagtgattctcagcctcccgagcagttgggattacaggcgcccactaccatgcccggcaaatttttatatttttagtagagacagggtttcgccacgttggccaagctggtcctgaactcctgacctcaggtccacctgcctcagcctcccaaagtgctgggattacaggtgtgagccagtacatctggccaatttttttattttttagtagagatggggtttcgccatgttggccaggctggtcttaaactccggacctcaggtgatccagctgcctcggcctcccaaagtgctaggattacaggcgtgagccaccacgcccggccaagtcaCCAAAACTTCTAaactttttgagttttttttcttttctactcacTTGATCATATAGGCTAAGCACTGAACTTTTCTTCTATTCACTTGATCATATAGGTTGAGCATCCAAAATCATTTGGAACTTTTAAAGGTATTAAAAATGCccgtaatcccaggactttgagaggctgaggcaggtggatcacgaggtcaagagatcgagaccatcctggccaacatggtgaaaccccttctctactaaaaataaaaaaaaaaaatagccaggtgtggtggcaggcgcctgtagtcccagctactcgggagactgaggaaggagaatggcgtgaacccgggagacagagcttgcagtgagccgagatcacgccactgcactccagcctgggcgacaggcaagactccgcctcaaaaaaaaaaaaaaaaaaagcaaattggccaggagaggtggctcatgcctgtagtctcaacactttgggaggccatcgCAGGAAGATGGCTTGGGTCTAacagttagaggccagcctgggcaacacagcatgatcccatctctaccaaaaaaaaaaaaaaaaaatcagctgggtgtggtggcatgcacctgtggtcccagcttctcaggaggctgacctgggaggatggcttgagcccaggtgttcgaggttacagtgagctacaatcatgccactgcactccagcctgggtgacagaataagaccctgtctcaaaaaaaaaaaaaaaaaagcaaattatgtGATTAGAACGtattaaaaaatttcaacattaAAGTTTCAATAGTTGCAATAGTATTATTGAATAATAGTACATATACATAGGTTTTAAGCACAAAATTCTGCATACTTATCATAGATAATGTACAACAGGAAATTTCATTAATTAAGAATATGTGATACTGAATTTGCAAACATCAAATCTGTTCCCTGCTAGCGAGTAATTTTTGGTAAATCAGTTTCTGGTTCTTTACTTATAGAGCACAAGGAAAACAATACTTCCTAGACAATGAGCTATTAGTAGGGGCTCAACAAATGCCAGTTAAAGCTGAATTCAACTTAGGCAATACTGGCCACTGACaatcagtttgtgtgtgtgtgtgtgtgtgtgtgtgtgtgtgtgtgtgtgtgtgtgttttgagacacagtctcgctctgtcgcccaggttgcagtgcaatggtgtgatcttggctcactgcaacctccacctcccaggttcaagcaattctcttgcctcccaagcagctgggatgataggcacctgccatcacgcctggctaatttttgtattttcagtagagaaggggtttcgccatgttggccaagctggtctcaaactcctgacctcaggtgatccacccgcgtcgacctcccaacgtgttgggattacaggcgtgagtcaccgcgcccggcagacAAACAGTTTTAAAGTACTCTTTCTTTGAGCTCTTTTTCTTCAGTACCAGTACACACTGTGtagatatttttattgttctacTTACTAAACTGTAGGTTAGTAATCAATTTTAGTACCTaccagactgtaagctccttgagaacAAGGAATCTGGACATTTCCCTTTTTTGAAGACCCAGCACAGGACCCTTATGAAAATAACCACCAAATAGTCTTATCACCAAGTTCTAGAACTAGAGTAGCATCTGTCCTATTAAAAACTACTGATGGCATAAATGTAAACCTAAACTTACTCCATTAGAGCACTGACAGATTTGAAATCAACAATCAGTatttcatacaattttaaaacttttaatactttttttttatctCCAATGCGATATAAAAATAGTACTCACTTTGGATAGGAAATCAACTAGAACTAGACTGTTGACATCCAGCAATAAAGCACAGCCCAACTTAAATACAGATTTGCAACACTTCGATATGTGCTTTGAACATTGATATGCCAAGTTGCAACAGAAATAATTATCTCTTTAGATGGAAAAGTGTTAATGACTAATCATTTCTAAAACTGGACTGGATACTTTTCCGTATAGGGGCTACACTATTCCACGTTCTCCAACATGGATCCATCCATTTACTTCTTGCCTTCCAAGGTACCACCCTATTCCAATCCACCATCACTCCTTGCCTGGagtatttcaatagcttttttttttttgagagtctcactcggtcgcccaggctggagtgcagtggcgcgatctcggctcattgcaagccccgcctcccgggctgacgccatcctcctgcctcagcctcccaagtagctgggactacaggcgtccgccaccacgcctggctaattttttgtatttttagtagagatggggtttcaccatgttagccaggatggtctcgatctcctggccttgtgatccgcccgcctcggcctcccaaagtgctgggattacaggcgtgagccaccgcgcccggccttcaataGCTTCTTAATAGGTCACCAAGCTTCCACACTATTCCCACACAGCCCCTCACCTCTTGCCACCGGCTGTGACCTCAGACTGAAATGCTCTTCCCTGGCCCCTCCTTATCCTTCAAATCTTGGCTTAAAAGCCTTTTCTCAGTTTCATTGACCAGCCTACCTAACATTTCCTGACGATTCCCCCAACATATCAcccattttattcttctttaaggACTCATTTCTGGCTCGTAGTAAAAGTTCAATAACTGTGAAGTGAACTGAATCTCTAATTTCTGTCGTTAATTTGTAGAGACCACTTTCCCGGATTTAAAAAGTGCAGGTGCTTTGGCAGCCTTAAGTCGGTGAAAACAAGAATAttccacaaaacaaaaataacttgttTATTCATCAAAAACAGTTATCGTTACACTTCTATACTGTCAATTCGTGTGTGAACAGAGTTGTGTCTGATCCAAGACCTTACAGTACAAGCATTAGATCCCAATAACCTGTAAACAACGTTTTGTTATTTGCAATGCAACCCTGGGCTAACTTTCCAAAAGTCGTTTTTCTCAATTTCCCGTtagtgaaaagaataaaaaaaaatgctgtccaACGTGGTCAATGGACAAAACAAACAAGGACAACAAACaggggcgtgagccactgctaaCACAACAGCGACCAATCATGCACTGTACCAGGCGTGTAAAAATCTCGGGGGAAAGGCTCAGTCTCAAGGCCTAAGTCATCGGACACTGGTCCTCTCCCGGGGAATAAAACGGCCTCCTCCTCTGAGAGGGAAATGTCCTGAATTTTCCCTGCAGAGGGAAGGTCGCCTGCAAGCCTGCATTCGGGCCAGCGTTCCCGAGGGACCCCTGATCCTCATCTTCCTTTCTGCTTCAACAGACCAGAGACCGTGGCTAAAAGCCCCCCCATCTGCCGGCTCTCAGGGGCTTCCGACGCAGCGGGGCGGGAGGCGGCGCCCAGTCAAGGACAAGAGAAGACTAAGTCGCGTGGGCCAAAGGAAACAGTCCCGTCAATAAATAAGCCTCTGGCCGACGCACCTCACCCTTCCCATCCATACAAGACCTCACCTTCTCCCCGGAGCCGCGGAGGCTGTTCTGCTAAACTGTATGGACCACAACGACCTCCTCAGAGGCTGGGTCGCTTACTCAATATGGCGGCCTCAGCTAACTCTGTCAGCCGGGCCTGGAGAACGGAAAGCCCCGAGGGACTAGAATCCCTGCATTCGACAAGTTTGTCGGCAATTTCCGTCAGCCGACCAGAGGGCGGAGCTGAGGTCGGCCTAGCCCGGAGGCAGGAAGGACAACTTGGACCCGCAGTTCCGCCGGAAGTGGCCCCAGCCGCGAGGCCGAGCGTCTTCGGTCATCTCCGGCGCTTCTAGGGGCGGTTCCCGTCATCTTCGGGAGCCGTGGAGGTACGAACTTAAGACAtgcctattttattaatttatttccaaaCGCAACGAAAGGTCCATGGACAATTTGTGGGCCATTTAATTCAGGGCCCCCAATTCGTACGTGGAGAAGTGGGAATGCTAACGTACTTTGACCTTTAACCTCCGGTCCGGCGCGGTGGAGGGAAACGCCTCCGTCTCTATATAAGGAGTTTTCCGGCCTCTTCGGgccctttttcctctcttcagCGCGGGGCGCCGACAACTTGCGCGCTGTTTCTGCTGCTCCCCAGCTCTCGGATACAGCCGACACCATGGGTTTCGGAGACCTGAAAAGCCCCGCCGGCCTCCAGGTGCTCAACGATTACCTGGCGGACAAGAGCTACATCGAGGGGTGAGCGGACGGGCTGAGTCGGGGTGGCGGGGGAGGTTTCTCCGCCCGGGGCCGGGGCCACGTGGCGCAGCGTGTCGGCTGccgcgggagggagggaggccggGCCCCAGTGCCCTTTCGAGGGTGAGGGGAAAGCTCCCCGTTGCCGTCTCCCAAGGCCCTCGTGTGGTGCGAGCCCGGCCTCCGGGGAGCGGTTCACGAGCAAAGAAAGGTTAAAATGTGCTTTATTTACACTTAATTCAGCCAGGTGTTTACGCGTCGCTGCCCAGTTAATACTGCCCAGTTAATATATGTTAGGTTGTAGATAGAGCAATGCTAGACGTTGCAGTATTTGAGGTCTACTAAGTGGCGACATTTCTCAGGATAGCGCGGTGACCCAAACATATCGTTTGATTTGAAGgaactaataagaaaagaaaagcattaaagCAACCCTAGTGGGGTTAGTGCCCACTAATTAATGTGATGCATgcagcatttattatttattcgcTGGCATTTGTTTTTCAAGAGTGTGtgtgaatgcttctgtgtcattgGCAGGTATGTGCCATCACAAGCAGATGTGGCAGTATTTGAAGCCGTGTCCGGCCCACCGCCTGCCGACTTGTGTCATGCCCTACGTTGGTATAATCACATCAAGTCTTATGAAAAGGACAAGGCCAGGTAAAATCATCTTTGTGTCTAGCTGAAGAGTAAGACTGCTCTCGAAGCTTTATCTGGATGTTCACGTGACAAAACTGGACCCAGGCTACTTTAGTTTTGTTGGGATATTGTAAGCTAAATTTTTCTGTAACTTTAGAAGGCCAAGAGACTGAAGCCCTCCATTTTTTCACAGAACAGGTAGAACATGGACAGCAGCAATTCAACTTTTCCCCACACTGCCCTGCCAATGTGCCTCGACCTTGACCTGGGGGGCCCACCTCTGGGGTGAGAGGGTGGCTCATTCATTCAGTCCTTGGCCATTCTTCTGAAACTGCCAACAAGGGTGGAAGTTTGGGGAAGTGGACTCCAGTTCACTAAGAATGGAACTGAGCATACTTAATGAAATCTCAAACAGAAATGTTCATACTGAAAGAGTAAATCATAGTGAGTATTGAAAATAATGTCTCACATGGTACTAATGCTTGTTGGGTGAGGAGTTGAACATATGACAGTGTTTACCTGGGAGCATGTGAAAGGGTAAATTATTATTGCAAAAGGGATCTAGTGATAAGTAGTGATTAAAACAAGTTATTTTGTATTGTCTGGAAAAGGATGTTATACTAGCTCAATAGTGgttgaatttaaatgtttttcaagcCTGCCAGGAGTGAAGAAAGCTTTGGGCAAGTATGGTCCTGCCGATGTGGAAGACACTACAGGAAGTGGAGCTACAGATAGTAAAGATGATGATGACATTGATCTCTTTGGATCTGATGATGAGGAGGTATGGCATCTTCTATAAAGAATatatcagccaggcgcagtggctcaggcctgtaatcccagcatgttgggaggctgaggcgggtggatcacaaggtcaggagttgaagatcagcctggccaagatggtgaaaccctgtctgtactaaaaatacaaaaaaatgtggcgggcatctgtaatcccagctactcagggggctaaggcagagaactgcttgaacctaggaagcggaggttgcagtgagccgagatcatgccactgcatccagcctgggcgacagcgagactccgtctcagaaaaaaaaaaaaaaaaagaatacatcgATTAACAATTTTATCAATGTGGTTAAGCCGAattgcctggatttgaatcctggctttaatttatatgcctttttcaaATTCTGACTGGTTGCATGATGAATAAAATCAAATCACCATCTTTCGGCTGAGTTCGTGATGGATTTGCTGTTTTCTGATTAAGCCAGTCTTTTTTATGATGACCCCACTAGCTTTAAGCAGAGGAATAACCGACTTTCTGAagtggattaattttttttctttacaggaaAGTGAAGAAGCAAAGAGGCTAAGGGAAGAACGTCTTGCACAATATGAATCAAAGAAAGCCAAAAGTAGGTCATTTGTTTTTAACGTCATTCCATGATAATGTAAGTAATCTTTTTCAAAGCTTGACCTTGAAGTAATTTCCTCCACATTCCTTGAATAggtcaatattttaaaacctccTGTACAGGTTCTTCCACAGCTACTGGTCTGCAGCTGTTCTTATGGTAGCAGTTGTGGCATTCCTCTGTGGGAAAGAAACTGTTAACACAAACACCTCTTTCTTAGCAAAACAGAAAGTAGGTATATGTGTGACAGACACAAGATGTATCTGTAGTTTTGTTTGGCTAAGGAGATagtccgtctcaaaacaaattgAGTAgggtgaaaaaaatacatttcattatttGAATAATGCTGTTTATTGTTTTTAGAACCTGCACTTGTTGCCAAGTCTTCCATCTTACTAGATGTGAAACCTTGGGATGATGAGACAGATATGGTGAAATTAGAGGAGTGCGTCAGAAGCATTCAAGCAGATGGCTTAGTCTGGGGCTCATGTGAGTTTaagctttgcatttttttttttgaaactatcTGGAATTTGCATACAGCTTCAACCTTTCTCTACAAGGCTTTTCTAACTAAGATTTTTCTTAATGCTCTTTTTAGCTAAACTAGTTCCAGTGGGATACGGAATTAAGAAACTTCAAATACAGTGTGTAGTTGAAGATGATAAAGTTGGGACAGATATGCTGGAGGAGCAGATCACTGCTTTTGAGGACTATGTGCAGTCCATGGATGTGGCTGCTTTCAACAAGATCTAAAATCCATCCTGGATCATGGCATTTAAATAAAAGCTTGAAAGATTACCTTTGGCTCTTGAGTATGTTACATAGGATGGTGGTGTATATATTCCTTTCATTTTGAGGGAAGGAATTAAATGAATATGTGATTCCTAAATAACACAAATTTGGTTCGGCATTGTTGTTAGAAAATTGCagtgcaggccaggtgtggtggttcatgcctgtaatcccagcagtttgggaggctgaagtgggtggatcgaGACCAGGAGgctgataccagcctgggcaatggggagAGATCCTgcccctacaaaaaatacaaaaattagctaggcgtgttCGTGCacccctgtattcccagctatttgggagactgaggtgggaggattgcttgagcccaggaggttgaaactgcagtgagccaaggtggtgcgactgcactccagcctgggtgccagagcaaggtcctgtcaaaagaaaaaaattatagtgcAACTTTACCGACTTGTAATGTCCTTAGCAGTGCCTGATGATGTGATTTGTTGTAACCTAGCATCTTTGCACTGGGAACTTGAACATGTGAGATATGTGACACTACTAGAAGACACCTAACCCAGAGGAGGGAGGGCTTCCCAGAATTTGGCATGAATTATAACTGCTTAACAGgttacaaatttaaaatgatgacTCATGATGTAAAGAAACCATCTTTTAAGTGTTGGGAATGTGATTTGGAGTAGCACTGTGTCCTGGTAGGGGGATTATATAGGTAACTGGTTCCCAGGCTTCCCAGAAAAACTTGACTTTGCTGTGAAGATTCATAGGTGCTGGGTTGTAGAGGTGGAATATTTTACTTGGATTTGGAAATCCAATTGGTTCTCATGCTGCAGGTAAATACTGGGATGAGGGTAGTATGTTGAGTAAAGAGATAGTCAAGTATTGGAAACAGTTTAATCTTGACAGGGAATTTGGGGTCTGGCtaacatttgatatttttttctaatagttttacaAAAGCAGTGCTTGGGAATTGCTGATCTCAAATGATCAAAAATTttaggtcaatttttttttttttttttttgtgacggaatctcgctgtgttgcctgggctggagtgcagtggcgtgctctcagctcactgcaatttccgcctcccaggttcaagcaattctcctgcctcagccccctgagtagctgggattacaggcatacgccaccaggcccagctaatttttctatttttagtagataagaggcttcaccattttggtcaggcttgtctcgaacccctgacctcaggtgatccacccacctcagcctcccaaagtgctgggattataggcataagccacaatGTCCAGCCCCTAGGTCAATTTTTTAATAGAACTATACAGTGCTATTTCTTCTCCATCTGATTTTATGTTGTGACTGCCTTGACTGGGAAACTATATTATAAGGAAGATTTATTTAACAGATAGATACATTGAATGATATCTCTAAGCAATGTTTATAATCCAACCAACAGCCTAAAAGTCATGGGAGACATTTTCAGGTTGTCATTATCATGAGAGCCAGCAGAGGGCAGCACTACATTTTCTGGAAAACCAGACAGCCTGGGAattctgaaaatgcaaaaaaaccacacaaaaaacaaaaaaccaaaaccatgaATAAACTTAAGTGAATGGTAATAAAAATTTGCAATTATTGACATGGTGAAGGAGTTGAGTCCCAAATAGCTTGGCCAAAATGTTAAGTATCAGCAGAAGTTTATGATGAAaaaactaatgattaataatttgtttaaaggTGGTCAAAAATTTAGAATGGTCATTTCAAACCACAGATGTCTTCAGAATCCTACAGTGATGAATGATGAAGCATACCATTTTGAAATCTTGAATCCACACCcttgaatgaaaaatattttgatagtaTCTTTtagcttcatattttaaaaaaatagatggcCGAACGTGGtatctcacacctgtattcccagcactttgggaggccgaggcagctggatcacgaggtcaggagatctagaccatcctggctaacatagtgaaaccctgtctctactaaaaatacaaaaaattagccaggtgtggtggcatgcgcctgtagtcccagctacttgggaggctgaggcaggagaatcgcttgaacccgggtggcagaggttgcagtgagctgagatcgcaccactgcactccagcctgggcaacagaagcgagactctatctcaaaagaaaaaaaaaaaaatataccaaCAGTTCAAAATTCAAGAATATGTACAGTGAAGTCTGTCCTGTCCCCTAGGCCTCCAGTTCCACTTCATCAAAGCAGTATTAACAGGTTCTTAGGTCTTTCCAGAGCTACTGTAAGCTTATGCATAGACTAATTGTAACATACCACATAGATTTCTACACCTTGCATTTTCCTTATGAAAATGAACAccttggggccgggtgtggtggctcacgcctgtaatcccaacactttgggaggcctaggtgggcagatcacaaggtcaagagatccagacaatcctggccaacatggtaaaaccctgtgtctactaaaaatacaaaaattagctggcagtggtggcgcatgactgtagacccagccactcgggaggctgaggcaggagaatcgcctgaacccaggaggtggaggttgcagtgaactgagatcgcaccactacactctgtctcaaaaaaaaaaaaaaatgccaggcgtggtggctcatgcctgtaatcccagaggtgggggatcacgaggtcaggagttcgagaccagcctggccaacatggtgaaaccctgtctactaaaaatacaaaaaaaaaaaaaaaaaaagaaatggacacCTTGGAGATTATGCCTTGGATATCCCATTGTTAGTACATCCTTATTTAATAGATGCATAATTCATGTTCTCATTTCATAATTCATTTTCTCATAGTTCATTTAGACAGTCTCCTGTTGATTGGATTCTTAGGttgcttttaatgttttgttaTGGGCAGTGCTGCAGTAGAAAACCCTGATACTCATTTTCTTGAGAGCCAATATACTGAATGaactggtttgttttgttttgttttgtttttttgaggtggagtctcactctgtcgcctgggctggagtaaagtggcgcgatctcagctccctgcaacctctgcctcccaggttcaagtggttctcctgcctcagcctcccgagtagctgggattacaggtgcctgccactatgcccagctaattttttgtatttttagtttgatggtgtttcaccatgttggccaggctggtctcaaactcctgaccttgtgatcccccctcgtcagcctcccaaagtgctgggattacaggcgtgagctgctgcacccagcccgTGAACCTATGAACTTGTTTTCAACCAATAGTCTCAGAAGGCACTGGTTTccaaagagatttttttattcctgtttctGGCTTTAGAGTGGAAGgaagcaaagataaaaaagagtccacctttttttttttttgcatgccccataaataattataatgactatgaaagtttttcttttctttttttttgagacagggtctcaatctatcatccaggatggagtgcactggcacgatcacggctcactgcagccttgaactcctaggcttaagcaattctacctcagcctcctgagtagctgggactacaggcacgtgccactatacccgactaatttaaaaaaatttttttagagatggggtcttgctatg
The sequence above is drawn from the Nomascus leucogenys isolate Asia chromosome 22a, Asia_NLE_v1, whole genome shotgun sequence genome and encodes:
- the EEF1B2 gene encoding elongation factor 1-beta, which codes for MGFGDLKSPAGLQVLNDYLADKSYIEGYVPSQADVAVFEAVSGPPPADLCHALRWYNHIKSYEKDKASLPGVKKALGKYGPADVEDTTGSGATDSKDDDDIDLFGSDDEEESEEAKRLREERLAQYESKKAKKPALVAKSSILLDVKPWDDETDMVKLEECVRSIQADGLVWGSSKLVPVGYGIKKLQIQCVVEDDKVGTDMLEEQITAFEDYVQSMDVAAFNKI